The Fimbriimonadaceae bacterium genome has a segment encoding these proteins:
- a CDS encoding phospholipase C, phosphocholine-specific, producing the protein METRRDLLKKAAMLTGAAAFRSMPDSIKRALAISPDPGTTFLDAEHIVILMQENRSFDHSLGTLRGVRGYNDPRAHVLPNGNPVWLQTNVDGEVFAPFRLDIKKTNVTWIGGLPHTWGNQVDARNDGAYDKWLIAKPSGYKGYAKKPMTLGHYTREDIPFYYALADAFTVCDQHFCSSLTGTTANRFYLWSGTVREAPHPDAKARLYNEEMDHGHLVDWPTFPERLEDAGVSWKFYQNEIDISTGLTGEEGYWLANFGCNPLEYAAKYNVRFSRRHRRHLAAREKAIPGEIADLEAKPTRSKDEEAKLTKLKNELKSTKSALAKWTEENWRKLSDRERSLHERAFVCNDGDPKFRELTTLTYDDAGTERTMKVPGGDIFHQFRKDVNEGRLPTVSWLVSPQSFSDHPSSAWFGAWYVSEVLDILTKNPEVWKKTIFILTYDENDGYYDHVPPFVAPNPYKPESGKVSGGIDARVEFVSKEQDLKFRPRYKPRESSIGLGYRVPLIVASPWSRGGCVCSEVFDHTSVLQFLESFLTNKTGKKVRESNISSWRRAVCGDLTSIFQSYDGQDIDLPTFVERDPFVESIHRARFKSLPTSFNSVSAEDAAEIRAGRKKVPNAGSQEPGTKRSCPLPYELYVDGGLSKDGSRLEVRFRVGDRRFGKRSAGSPFNVYSYRRTDDMQFRAYAVEPGSEVFDVWNLTDFADGLYNVRVDGPNGFMREFRGHMGEGEVQVTATYPDGARTVELALWNRGTQGHQVEVHDNAYGAQTKVMRLDAGQSVKVRVDASESKGWYDLSVRVGGSATFLRRLAGRVETGAWSVTDPAMG; encoded by the coding sequence ATGGAAACGAGACGGGACTTACTCAAGAAAGCGGCGATGTTGACAGGGGCGGCGGCGTTCCGCTCGATGCCGGACTCGATCAAGCGGGCTCTGGCGATCAGCCCCGACCCAGGGACGACGTTCCTTGACGCGGAACACATCGTCATCTTGATGCAAGAAAACCGGTCGTTCGACCACAGTCTGGGGACACTCCGCGGCGTCCGTGGCTACAACGACCCGCGCGCCCATGTCCTGCCGAACGGTAACCCTGTCTGGCTGCAAACCAACGTCGACGGCGAGGTCTTTGCCCCGTTCCGGCTTGATATCAAGAAAACCAACGTCACCTGGATCGGCGGTCTGCCCCACACGTGGGGCAACCAGGTCGACGCGCGGAACGACGGGGCCTATGACAAGTGGCTGATCGCCAAGCCGTCGGGTTACAAGGGATATGCGAAGAAGCCGATGACCCTTGGCCACTACACCCGTGAAGACATCCCGTTCTACTACGCCTTGGCCGACGCGTTCACCGTCTGCGACCAACACTTCTGCTCCTCACTGACCGGTACGACGGCTAACCGGTTTTATCTGTGGAGCGGCACGGTAAGGGAGGCACCGCACCCGGACGCAAAGGCCCGGCTCTACAACGAAGAGATGGACCACGGACATTTGGTCGATTGGCCGACGTTCCCCGAGCGGCTGGAAGACGCGGGTGTCTCGTGGAAGTTCTATCAAAACGAGATCGACATCAGTACAGGCCTTACCGGAGAAGAGGGCTATTGGCTTGCCAATTTTGGCTGCAACCCCCTAGAGTATGCCGCCAAATACAACGTCCGGTTCTCCCGGCGTCACCGGCGACACCTTGCTGCCAGGGAGAAAGCCATTCCGGGAGAGATCGCTGACCTTGAAGCCAAGCCCACCAGATCTAAAGATGAAGAGGCGAAGCTCACCAAGCTCAAGAACGAACTGAAATCCACTAAGTCGGCCCTTGCGAAGTGGACGGAGGAGAACTGGCGCAAACTCTCTGACCGGGAGCGGAGTCTCCACGAGCGGGCCTTCGTTTGTAACGACGGCGACCCCAAGTTTCGGGAGCTCACGACCCTTACCTATGACGACGCCGGCACGGAGCGGACGATGAAGGTCCCGGGCGGAGACATCTTCCACCAGTTCCGCAAGGACGTCAATGAAGGCAGGCTCCCGACGGTCTCTTGGTTGGTCAGTCCCCAAAGCTTTTCTGACCACCCCTCGTCAGCATGGTTTGGCGCCTGGTACGTCTCTGAAGTCCTCGATATCTTGACGAAGAACCCGGAGGTTTGGAAGAAGACGATCTTCATCTTGACCTACGACGAGAACGACGGCTACTACGACCACGTCCCGCCGTTCGTCGCCCCGAACCCCTATAAGCCCGAGAGCGGCAAGGTGTCAGGGGGGATTGACGCCCGGGTGGAGTTTGTCAGCAAGGAACAAGACCTGAAGTTCCGACCCCGCTACAAACCGCGCGAGAGTTCGATCGGCCTGGGCTACCGAGTGCCCTTGATCGTCGCTTCACCATGGAGCCGGGGTGGTTGCGTGTGTTCCGAGGTCTTCGACCACACATCAGTCTTGCAATTTCTTGAGAGTTTCCTGACCAACAAGACCGGAAAGAAGGTCAGGGAGTCGAACATCAGCTCGTGGAGAAGGGCGGTCTGCGGGGACCTGACTTCCATCTTCCAAAGTTACGACGGGCAGGACATCGACCTGCCGACGTTTGTCGAACGAGACCCCTTTGTCGAAAGCATCCACCGCGCCCGCTTCAAGAGCCTGCCTACGAGCTTCAACAGCGTCAGCGCCGAAGACGCCGCCGAGATCAGGGCGGGCCGGAAGAAGGTGCCCAATGCCGGTTCCCAAGAGCCGGGCACCAAGCGCTCCTGCCCGTTGCCCTACGAACTCTACGTTGACGGCGGCCTCAGTAAGGACGGATCCCGGCTCGAGGTGCGGTTCCGCGTGGGCGACCGGCGCTTCGGCAAGCGCTCCGCCGGGTCACCGTTCAACGTCTACTCTTACCGGCGGACGGACGACATGCAGTTCCGGGCCTATGCGGTCGAGCCCGGGTCAGAGGTCTTCGACGTTTGGAACTTGACCGATTTCGCCGACGGGCTTTACAACGTCCGCGTGGACGGCCCCAACGGGTTCATGCGTGAGTTCCGGGGGCACATGGGCGAAGGGGAAGTGCAGGTGACCGCCACCTATCCCGACGGGGCACGGACCGTCGAACTCGCCCTGTGGAACCGCGGCACCCAAGGCCATCAGGTCGAGGTCCACGACAACGCCTATGGAGCCCAAACCAAAGTCATGCGACTTGACGCCGGTCAGAGTGTCAAGGTCCGGGTCGACGCTAGCGAGAGCAAGGGGTGGTACGACCTCAGCGTGAGGGTGGGTGGGTCGGCCACGTTCCTTCGGCGCTTGGCCGGGCGGGTCGAGACGGGCGCATGGAGCGTCACGGACCCGGCCATGGGATGA
- a CDS encoding VOC family protein, with product MITRLSHTPVWVTDMDQAYDFYVNKLGFTVNTDATMDNGFRWLTVSPSGQPDLEITIMKIEAGMSLDEEQAAALKKLVASGAMGAGVFHTDDCRATFAELSAKGVKFKSEPEEQFYGTEAIMSDPFGNWFSLTTPKEH from the coding sequence ATGATCACCCGCCTCTCGCACACACCGGTCTGGGTCACCGACATGGACCAAGCCTATGACTTCTATGTCAACAAACTTGGGTTCACCGTCAACACCGACGCCACCATGGACAACGGGTTCCGCTGGCTGACCGTCAGTCCATCGGGCCAACCTGACCTTGAGATCACGATCATGAAGATTGAGGCCGGTATGTCCCTCGACGAGGAGCAAGCGGCCGCGCTCAAGAAGTTGGTCGCGTCGGGAGCCATGGGCGCCGGGGTCTTCCACACTGACGACTGCCGCGCCACCTTCGCCGAGCTCAGCGCCAAGGGCGTCAAGTTCAAGAGCGAGCCTGAAGAACAGTTCTACGGCACGGAGGCCATCATGTCGGACCCCTTTGGAAACTGGTTCAGCCTGACCACCCCGAAGGAGCACTGA
- a CDS encoding helix-turn-helix transcriptional regulator, giving the protein MAARLAREVRDFLAENYRRPVELRQLRDEWHYSETAILRQFRLAWGLTPREFVEAMRLNEARRLLAHTEMSVQDVCLSVGYGSVPSFTRLFRSRYGSTPLAYRAAQQRFWLGWKPDDLSRIPACFLRFGNFG; this is encoded by the coding sequence GTGGCTGCCAGACTGGCCCGTGAAGTCCGTGACTTCTTGGCGGAGAACTATCGCCGTCCTGTCGAGTTGCGGCAGTTGCGCGACGAGTGGCACTATTCCGAAACGGCCATTCTCCGCCAATTTCGCCTTGCCTGGGGACTGACTCCGCGCGAGTTTGTCGAGGCCATGCGCCTGAACGAGGCTAGAAGGCTCCTCGCCCACACCGAGATGTCCGTCCAAGACGTGTGTCTCAGCGTGGGCTACGGCAGCGTCCCGAGTTTCACCCGGCTGTTTCGGAGCCGTTACGGTTCCACGCCCCTGGCCTACCGGGCCGCCCAGCAGCGCTTTTGGCTGGGGTGGAAGCCCGACGACCTGAGCCGCATCCCCGCCTGCTTTCTCCGATTTGGCAATTTTGGATAA
- a CDS encoding ATP-binding cassette domain-containing protein, whose protein sequence is MVLTVGNVSKLYGVDIVLEGVSLRVDRREKVALVGRNGTGKTTLVKIIAGLEEPDSGTVLVARGAKVGYLRQEAQVNPNTTLLEEAQSGQHDKREMQARLAELDTRLQGDPSPDDLEEYALLHEHFLEAEGYSVESDVRAVLKRMGFTEDEFDRPTSALSGGERTRLALARLLLEEPDLLILDEPTNHLDLQATEWLEGWVRGYHGAVLLISHDRTFLENTAQRVVELRDRKLKSYPGDFRQYLRLREEEDARLARLAEKQADQIAKLDEYVRRFMNSQRTAQARGRLKLMNRLVATKVAAPKDDKGMKAGFKKTGRSGDNVLVTERLQVGYPGLSLIDGLDWTVRYGERWGVIGENGAGKSSLVKTIFGQIPSLGGKSRVGSGVEPGFFSQDAAEVDPEVSPLEFIVDETNLEAAKARDLLGRFLIGGDDVYRPVGTLSGGEKNKLVLALLTYLSPNLLVLDEPTNHLDMASRDALAQVLKEYTGTLVLVSHDRWLLGQVTDHILDVRRSGPVQYPGSYNEYRDWQRRQETGTPVPKAKDVEAPAEPALSPRELSKEIGRLTKLVEDLLDQVSASEKELEDVESQLASLPANADILALTRRHGQVQEELAGRMSAWEEQTRRLEALAALQGPRP, encoded by the coding sequence GTGGTCCTCACCGTCGGCAACGTCAGCAAGCTCTACGGCGTGGACATCGTCTTGGAAGGGGTCAGCCTGCGGGTCGACCGTCGGGAAAAGGTAGCCCTCGTCGGACGCAACGGCACGGGCAAGACGACGCTCGTCAAGATCATCGCCGGGCTCGAAGAGCCCGACTCCGGCACCGTTCTTGTCGCCCGGGGCGCCAAGGTCGGCTACCTGCGGCAGGAAGCCCAGGTCAACCCCAACACGACGCTATTGGAAGAAGCCCAGAGCGGCCAGCATGACAAGCGGGAGATGCAAGCCCGCCTCGCCGAACTTGACACCCGGCTTCAAGGCGACCCCAGTCCAGACGACCTTGAGGAGTACGCGCTCCTTCACGAACACTTCCTGGAGGCAGAAGGCTACTCGGTCGAGAGCGACGTCCGGGCCGTGCTCAAGCGCATGGGCTTCACGGAGGACGAGTTTGACCGGCCGACATCAGCATTGAGCGGGGGGGAACGGACCCGCCTGGCCCTCGCCCGGCTCCTCCTGGAAGAACCAGACCTCCTAATCCTCGACGAGCCGACCAACCACCTCGACCTCCAGGCGACCGAATGGCTCGAAGGTTGGGTACGTGGCTACCACGGCGCCGTCCTCCTCATCAGTCACGACCGGACGTTCCTGGAAAACACCGCCCAGCGCGTCGTCGAGCTCCGCGACCGCAAGCTGAAGTCCTATCCGGGCGACTTCCGACAATATCTCCGGCTCCGGGAAGAAGAAGACGCCCGGCTTGCCCGGCTCGCCGAGAAGCAGGCCGATCAAATCGCCAAGCTCGACGAGTATGTCCGTCGGTTCATGAACAGCCAGCGCACCGCCCAAGCCCGGGGGCGCCTCAAGCTCATGAACCGACTTGTCGCGACCAAGGTCGCCGCCCCCAAGGACGACAAGGGCATGAAGGCCGGGTTCAAAAAGACCGGCCGCAGCGGCGACAACGTCCTTGTCACCGAACGCCTCCAAGTCGGCTACCCTGGCCTGAGTCTGATCGACGGACTCGACTGGACGGTCCGGTACGGCGAGCGTTGGGGAGTCATCGGCGAGAACGGGGCCGGAAAGTCCTCCCTCGTCAAGACAATCTTCGGCCAGATCCCCTCACTCGGCGGCAAGTCAAGGGTCGGCTCTGGGGTCGAGCCCGGATTCTTCAGCCAAGACGCCGCCGAAGTCGACCCCGAAGTCTCACCTCTCGAGTTCATCGTCGACGAGACCAACTTGGAGGCGGCCAAAGCCAGGGACCTGCTCGGGCGGTTCCTCATCGGCGGTGACGACGTCTACCGGCCTGTCGGCACCCTCAGCGGGGGCGAGAAGAACAAACTCGTCCTTGCCCTGCTGACGTACCTGTCCCCCAACCTGCTTGTCTTGGACGAGCCCACCAACCACCTGGACATGGCGTCGCGTGACGCCCTGGCCCAGGTGCTCAAGGAGTACACCGGCACCCTGGTCTTGGTCTCCCACGACCGCTGGCTCCTTGGCCAAGTCACCGACCACATCCTTGACGTCCGCCGCAGCGGGCCTGTCCAGTACCCAGGCTCCTACAACGAGTACCGCGACTGGCAACGTCGGCAAGAGACGGGCACGCCGGTGCCGAAGGCGAAGGACGTCGAGGCGCCAGCTGAACCGGCCCTGTCTCCCCGCGAACTGAGCAAAGAGATCGGCCGCCTGACCAAGCTGGTAGAAGACCTCCTTGACCAGGTGTCGGCCAGCGAGAAGGAGTTGGAAGACGTCGAGTCCCAACTTGCTTCCCTGCCCGCCAACGCCGACATCCTCGCGCTCACCCGTCGGCACGGCCAAGTCCAAGAGGAGCTCGCGGGGCGCATGTCGGCCTGGGAAGAGCAGACCCGGCGGCTCGAAGCACTCGCCGCGTTGCAGGGCCCCCGGCCCTGA
- a CDS encoding DMT family transporter — MTWPRRWPHPALVFVVLAWGVNFSVIRESYKSFTPEAVAVLRWTGMVPWMFVLAKLGRQDLSMDRALRWRVWLAGFLSSGVYMAVFVAGMAHTSATQGSIALATAPIWITWFAMALRQEAFRWSAVYGPLVAFGGVVLVISKSGPVQGTVQGTLLCLLSAVIWAVSVVYLRPILREEPALKVMTVSLPAAGLALLPYGGAAVLRVDWAHVGAVGWACMAYLVLVAGSSAYVAYYKAIEDLGPSRAGTTQFLVPPTALVVESLFHWRAPVWTQVVGVAVVLFGVWLSTRQPTAKPVRWTP; from the coding sequence GTGACTTGGCCCCGACGATGGCCCCACCCCGCCCTGGTCTTCGTCGTCCTCGCCTGGGGAGTCAACTTCAGCGTCATCCGGGAGTCCTACAAGTCCTTCACCCCCGAGGCCGTCGCCGTCCTGCGCTGGACGGGCATGGTGCCCTGGATGTTTGTCCTCGCCAAGCTGGGTAGGCAAGACCTTTCGATGGACCGTGCGCTGCGGTGGCGTGTGTGGCTGGCGGGCTTCTTGTCGAGCGGGGTCTATATGGCGGTGTTTGTCGCCGGAATGGCGCATACCAGCGCCACCCAAGGGTCGATCGCCTTGGCGACCGCGCCGATCTGGATCACCTGGTTTGCCATGGCCCTGAGGCAAGAGGCTTTCCGTTGGTCGGCGGTCTATGGGCCGCTCGTCGCGTTTGGCGGGGTGGTGCTGGTCATCAGCAAGTCAGGACCGGTCCAGGGCACGGTGCAAGGCACCCTGCTGTGCCTGCTCTCTGCCGTGATCTGGGCGGTGAGCGTCGTCTATCTGCGGCCGATCCTGCGCGAGGAACCCGCCCTCAAGGTCATGACGGTGTCCTTGCCCGCCGCGGGACTTGCTCTACTCCCCTATGGTGGCGCCGCCGTGCTGAGGGTCGACTGGGCGCATGTCGGAGCGGTGGGTTGGGCCTGCATGGCGTACCTGGTGCTCGTCGCCGGCTCCTCGGCGTACGTGGCCTACTACAAGGCCATCGAGGACCTCGGGCCGTCACGGGCCGGGACCACTCAGTTCCTCGTCCCGCCGACCGCCCTCGTGGTCGAGTCCTTGTTCCATTGGCGGGCACCGGTCTGGACTCAGGTCGTGGGTGTCGCCGTGGTGCTCTTCGGGGTCTGGCTGAGTACGAGGCAGCCTACGGCGAAGCCGGTAAGATGGACCCCATGA
- a CDS encoding Gfo/Idh/MocA family oxidoreductase, with translation MRVGVVGAGGMGAVHCRHWTAVDGVSLVVYDLDKDKRDALARANGACAAADLEALVDDADIVDVCVPTDLHGDVACLALSKGKATLVEKPLARSLEEAGRIAAAAKASGAPLGVGHVARYFPEHESIKHAIARGVVGRPAAVRVRRGGGLPRNYDGWFSDPNRSGGVLLDLAIHDFDWIIWALGPVDSVYARSVSLGKPVAGADIRGDYALATLHLASGVVAHVEATWMDPAGGRATVEVAGSEGVIEYDSRNYPTVRTATADGARAEAPHGPGADPYFRQLKAFHDAVKAGGASPVGIDDGIAALKVALAAVESARTLQTVRISA, from the coding sequence ATGAGAGTCGGCGTGGTCGGTGCGGGGGGGATGGGAGCCGTCCACTGCCGGCATTGGACGGCGGTGGACGGGGTTTCCCTCGTGGTCTACGACTTGGACAAGGACAAGCGCGACGCCCTCGCCCGGGCCAACGGCGCGTGTGCCGCCGCCGATCTTGAAGCCCTTGTCGACGACGCCGACATCGTGGACGTCTGCGTCCCGACCGACCTCCATGGGGACGTCGCCTGCCTGGCCTTGTCCAAGGGAAAGGCGACGCTGGTCGAGAAACCTTTGGCCCGGTCTCTCGAAGAGGCTGGTCGGATCGCCGCCGCGGCCAAGGCCTCCGGGGCTCCTCTCGGTGTCGGCCATGTCGCGCGCTACTTCCCCGAGCACGAAAGCATCAAGCACGCGATCGCGCGCGGCGTCGTCGGCAGGCCGGCGGCGGTTCGGGTCCGCCGGGGCGGCGGCCTGCCCCGCAATTACGACGGCTGGTTCAGCGACCCGAACCGGTCCGGCGGTGTGCTTCTCGACCTTGCCATCCACGATTTCGACTGGATCATCTGGGCGCTGGGCCCGGTGGACAGTGTTTACGCCCGGTCTGTCTCGCTGGGCAAGCCGGTGGCGGGTGCCGACATCAGGGGAGACTACGCCTTGGCGACGTTGCATTTGGCGAGCGGGGTTGTCGCCCACGTGGAGGCCACCTGGATGGACCCGGCCGGTGGACGTGCCACCGTGGAGGTCGCCGGCAGTGAAGGGGTGATCGAGTACGACTCGCGGAACTATCCCACCGTCCGCACGGCGACGGCCGACGGGGCCCGGGCCGAGGCTCCCCACGGGCCGGGAGCGGACCCCTACTTCCGCCAACTCAAGGCGTTCCATGACGCCGTCAAGGCGGGTGGCGCGTCACCAGTCGGCATTGACGACGGGATCGCCGCCCTCAAAGTGGCCCTTGCCGCCGTCGAGAGCGCAAGGACCCTGCAGACGGTCCGTATATCCGCCTGA
- a CDS encoding PEP-CTERM sorting domain-containing protein, with product MKKTLLLIPLAALGGFAHAGINAVTGAATVVAAPASVLDDATESNTQAIVFSERTNVQLGAALDVDAVASGLYNGAGDLSANTIAAGTWVNSYFLHSDPVKNPVKTYEGSFTFDEKILGVVATRAHLNASDPVLGNPGTTYPTGAPLHNAREYELSANEWFSISPDMKTITFKANTSTEMDQLRVVTESVPEPASMAVLGLGVAGLVRKARRKA from the coding sequence ATGAAGAAAACCCTGCTACTGATCCCTCTTGCCGCCCTGGGCGGCTTTGCCCATGCGGGCATCAACGCTGTCACGGGCGCCGCGACCGTCGTCGCCGCCCCGGCGAGTGTCCTCGACGACGCGACCGAGAGCAACACCCAAGCGATCGTGTTTTCCGAGCGGACCAACGTCCAACTCGGCGCCGCTTTGGACGTCGACGCCGTCGCGTCCGGCCTCTACAACGGTGCGGGCGACCTGAGTGCGAACACCATTGCCGCGGGCACCTGGGTGAACAGCTACTTCCTGCACAGCGACCCGGTCAAGAATCCGGTCAAGACGTATGAAGGCAGCTTCACCTTCGACGAGAAGATCCTCGGCGTGGTCGCCACCCGCGCCCATCTGAACGCGAGTGACCCCGTCCTCGGCAACCCGGGAACCACGTATCCGACCGGTGCCCCCCTCCACAACGCCCGCGAGTACGAGCTCAGCGCCAACGAGTGGTTCAGCATCAGCCCGGACATGAAGACGATCACGTTCAAGGCGAACACGAGTACGGAAATGGACCAGCTCCGTGTCGTCACCGAGTCGGTGCCTGAGCCGGCCTCGATGGCCGTCCTCGGACTCGGCGTCGCCGGCCTTGTGCGCAAAGCCCGCCGCAAAGCCTAA
- the hppD gene encoding 4-hydroxyphenylpyruvate dioxygenase has protein sequence MSTDNFPIRKVDHIRHFVNNARQSAFFYQHTFGFSIEAFRGLETGHRDQVDYMLRQNDLKLVFSAPLRPGHPMAEKIARHGDFVQNIAFEVDDVDWSFKTAVARGAEVSIEPETLEDDFGRVRHAAIKTYGDTVHSFLNRDHYTGPFLPGFRAEDQPGDPIGLIEVDHCVGNVELGKMNTWVKWYEDVLGFKNLISFDDKDISTDYTSLMSKVMSNGNGRVKFPINEPAPGKRKSQIDEYLEFFGGPGCQHVAMRTDDIVHTVSRLMARGVQFLAVPRSYYDMLPDRVGKIDEDIEELAQLGILVDRDDEGYLLQIFTKPVTDRPTLFYEIIHRKGATSFGKGNFKALFESIEREQALRGTL, from the coding sequence ATGAGCACCGATAACTTCCCCATCCGAAAGGTCGACCACATCCGGCATTTCGTCAACAACGCCCGCCAGTCGGCCTTCTTTTACCAGCACACCTTCGGGTTCAGCATCGAGGCGTTCCGCGGCCTTGAGACCGGACACCGCGACCAGGTCGATTACATGCTCCGACAGAACGACCTCAAGTTGGTCTTCTCCGCGCCCCTCCGGCCTGGCCACCCGATGGCAGAGAAGATCGCCCGCCACGGCGACTTTGTGCAGAACATCGCCTTCGAAGTCGATGACGTGGACTGGTCGTTCAAAACGGCGGTCGCCCGCGGAGCGGAGGTGAGCATCGAGCCCGAGACCCTGGAAGACGATTTCGGCCGCGTCCGCCACGCCGCGATCAAGACCTACGGCGACACCGTGCACAGCTTCCTCAACCGCGACCATTACACCGGCCCCTTCTTGCCGGGCTTTCGCGCCGAAGACCAGCCGGGCGACCCCATCGGCCTCATCGAAGTCGACCACTGCGTCGGCAACGTCGAGCTGGGCAAGATGAACACCTGGGTCAAGTGGTACGAGGACGTCCTGGGGTTCAAAAACCTCATCAGCTTCGACGACAAGGACATTTCGACGGACTACACCTCACTTATGAGCAAAGTGATGTCGAACGGCAACGGCCGGGTCAAGTTTCCCATCAACGAGCCCGCTCCGGGCAAAAGGAAAAGCCAGATCGACGAGTATCTGGAGTTCTTTGGCGGGCCCGGTTGCCAGCACGTCGCGATGAGGACGGACGACATCGTCCACACCGTCTCGCGCCTTATGGCCCGGGGTGTCCAGTTCCTCGCTGTGCCGCGGTCCTACTACGACATGCTGCCCGACCGGGTCGGCAAAATCGACGAAGACATCGAAGAGCTTGCCCAACTGGGAATCCTCGTCGACCGCGACGACGAGGGGTACCTCCTCCAGATCTTCACCAAGCCAGTGACGGACCGACCGACCTTGTTCTATGAGATCATCCACCGCAAGGGCGCGACGAGCTTTGGCAAGGGCAACTTCAAGGCCCTGTTCGAGTCTATCGAACGCGAACAAGCGCTGCGCGGCACCCTCTGA
- a CDS encoding glycosyltransferase family 4 protein: MEAHARTPSFDGTLKVVQVCSARNATYGAVASMMTLCHELGLRGHGVSFATFRGRGLGDHVRALGYPVQEFPVRLKVDPFAIVRMARWFRQERFDIVHCHLSTSATNGSLAAKLARVPSVSTVHGLSGKLSFVASDHLIAVSGEVRRHLVAQGLSETRMSVVHNGIPVGPMPTPEVRAAARAALGLKPGVPTFGTTARLTPLKGIDQALHAARRVVDDIPSAVFVVFGDGSSRAEYEDLAASLRLQDNVLFAGYRPDVRDLLPALDVFVFPTLKEAMGIALVEAMAAGVPVVANDVGGVPEVVREGTGYLVAPGEAVSMADRTAELLRQPELRAETGRQAYGLVVDEFSSPRMAAKTEGVYHQMLATRRAH, translated from the coding sequence TTGGAAGCTCATGCGCGAACGCCTTCGTTCGACGGCACGCTGAAAGTAGTCCAGGTCTGCTCCGCCCGCAACGCCACCTATGGCGCGGTGGCGAGCATGATGACGCTCTGCCATGAACTGGGCTTGCGCGGGCATGGCGTCTCGTTCGCGACCTTCAGGGGACGTGGCCTTGGTGACCATGTCCGGGCCCTGGGCTATCCCGTCCAGGAGTTCCCCGTCCGCCTTAAGGTCGACCCTTTCGCCATCGTGCGGATGGCGCGGTGGTTTCGGCAGGAACGGTTTGACATCGTCCATTGCCACCTGTCGACCTCAGCGACCAACGGTAGCCTGGCCGCCAAGCTGGCCCGGGTGCCCAGCGTCTCCACTGTCCATGGGCTGAGCGGAAAGCTGTCCTTTGTCGCCTCAGACCACCTTATCGCCGTCAGCGGCGAAGTCCGGCGGCACCTTGTCGCCCAAGGGCTCAGCGAGACCCGGATGTCGGTGGTGCACAACGGTATCCCGGTCGGGCCGATGCCGACCCCGGAGGTGAGGGCCGCGGCCCGGGCCGCCCTCGGGCTGAAGCCCGGCGTCCCCACCTTTGGCACGACCGCACGCCTGACCCCGCTCAAGGGGATCGACCAAGCCCTCCATGCCGCCCGTCGGGTCGTCGACGACATCCCTTCCGCCGTCTTCGTGGTCTTTGGTGACGGGTCGTCGAGGGCCGAATACGAAGACTTGGCCGCCTCGCTCAGGCTGCAGGACAACGTGTTGTTCGCTGGATACCGGCCCGACGTGCGCGACCTCTTGCCCGCGCTGGACGTTTTTGTGTTCCCGACACTGAAGGAGGCGATGGGAATCGCCTTGGTCGAGGCGATGGCGGCCGGAGTGCCCGTGGTCGCCAACGATGTCGGCGGCGTGCCCGAAGTCGTCCGCGAAGGCACGGGCTATTTGGTCGCACCGGGCGAGGCGGTCTCGATGGCCGACCGTACGGCCGAATTGCTCCGCCAGCCGGAGCTCCGTGCCGAGACCGGGCGTCAGGCCTACGGCCTGGTCGTCGACGAGTTCAGTTCGCCAAGGATGGCGGCAAAAACCGAAGGGGTCTACCACCAGATGCTCGCGACCCGTCGGGCTCATTGA
- a CDS encoding polysaccharide deacetylase family protein: MPRVPILMYHRIAPLPAGTTVPNHYVHPARFRRHVTALAKTGHTAVSTAQVLAAFNGGPGLPAKPVVFTFDDGYAHWAQDVVPVLAAQGWPGTLFIVSGLLGGHNDWDNRNGDVREPLMSAAEVVAADRAGMEIGGHSVTHARLPNLNDDDLRSELTRCRETLEALVGHEVRSFCYPYGAVDRRVRDAAEQAGYVCATTVAKGLNDSQTDRMLWRRINVRRDTSTPVLFWKLMRERLRSTAR; this comes from the coding sequence ATGCCTCGCGTCCCCATCCTGATGTATCACCGGATCGCCCCCCTCCCGGCGGGGACGACCGTCCCGAACCACTACGTCCACCCGGCGCGGTTCCGCCGCCATGTCACCGCGCTAGCCAAAACAGGACACACGGCGGTCAGCACCGCCCAGGTGTTGGCCGCGTTCAACGGCGGCCCCGGCCTGCCTGCCAAGCCGGTCGTCTTCACCTTCGACGACGGCTACGCCCACTGGGCGCAAGATGTCGTCCCTGTCCTTGCCGCCCAGGGTTGGCCCGGCACCCTGTTCATCGTGTCCGGCCTGCTCGGCGGCCACAACGATTGGGACAACCGGAACGGCGACGTGCGTGAGCCGCTTATGTCGGCCGCAGAGGTCGTCGCCGCCGACCGGGCGGGGATGGAGATCGGGGGGCACTCGGTGACCCATGCCCGGCTCCCAAATCTCAATGACGACGACTTACGGTCAGAACTGACGCGATGCCGGGAGACCCTAGAGGCACTGGTCGGACACGAGGTCCGGTCATTTTGCTATCCTTACGGTGCTGTCGACCGTAGGGTGCGGGACGCGGCCGAGCAAGCCGGATACGTCTGCGCCACGACGGTGGCCAAAGGACTGAACGACAGCCAGACTGACAGGATGCTATGGCGCAGGATCAACGTCCGACGAGACACCAGCACGCCGGTCCTCTTTTGGAAGCTCATGCGCGAACGCCTTCGTTCGACGGCACGCTGA